One Massilia sp. 9096 genomic window carries:
- a CDS encoding CoA-binding protein: MRTIEQILRSAKTVAIVGASDKPERASNEVGEYLQSQGYRVIPINPAYAGKEIYGEKAYASLQEAADALAQSGVRIDVVDVFRKPEDVPPIAQDAIDVRAGALWMQLGIENRAAADLARAAGLDVVMNHCMLIEHSRLAQQA; encoded by the coding sequence ATGCGCACCATCGAACAAATTCTACGATCCGCCAAGACCGTCGCCATCGTCGGCGCGTCCGACAAGCCCGAGCGTGCCAGCAACGAAGTCGGCGAATACCTGCAATCGCAGGGTTATCGCGTGATCCCGATCAATCCCGCCTACGCGGGCAAGGAAATCTACGGCGAAAAAGCCTACGCATCGCTGCAGGAAGCGGCCGACGCGCTGGCGCAAAGCGGGGTCCGCATCGACGTGGTCGACGTGTTCCGCAAGCCGGAAGACGTGCCGCCGATCGCCCAGGACGCCATCGACGTGCGCGCCGGCGCCTTGTGGATGCAGCTCGGGATCGAAAACCGCGCCGCGGCCGACCTGGCGCGCGCTGCGGGGCTGGACGTGGTGATGAACCACTGCATGCTGATCGAGCACAGCCGGCTCGCACAGCAGGCATGA
- a CDS encoding PPK2 family polyphosphate kinase, whose translation MSARELFRAKGNLKLRDEDAGATPLRDKSGNGKAKERERALTVELTGEVAKLQEKLYASRNRKLLLILQGMDTSGKDGTVTHLFSQINPMGLHATGFVAPSTKEKAHDYLWRVHARVPGNGEIGIFNRSHYEDVLVPRASGDLDNKAVKRRYAHIRDFERMLVETGTTVMKVFLHISKDEQRKRLQERLDDPEKHWKFDPNDLTVRDKWDDYQRAYEAAIRATNADHAPWYIVPADSKTHRNLIVANLLLETMQGMKLEWPAPKFDPAAIKID comes from the coding sequence ATGAGCGCGCGCGAGCTGTTCCGCGCCAAAGGGAACCTGAAACTGCGCGACGAGGACGCCGGCGCCACGCCGCTGCGCGACAAAAGCGGCAACGGCAAGGCCAAGGAACGCGAGCGTGCCTTGACCGTCGAGTTGACCGGCGAGGTCGCCAAGCTGCAGGAAAAGCTGTACGCTAGCCGCAACCGCAAGCTGCTGCTGATCCTGCAAGGCATGGACACGTCCGGCAAGGATGGTACCGTCACCCATCTGTTTTCGCAGATCAATCCGATGGGCTTGCACGCGACCGGCTTCGTCGCCCCGAGCACGAAGGAAAAAGCGCACGATTACTTGTGGCGCGTGCATGCACGCGTGCCCGGCAACGGCGAAATCGGCATTTTTAACCGCAGCCACTACGAAGATGTGCTGGTGCCGCGCGCGTCCGGCGACCTCGACAACAAAGCCGTCAAGCGCCGCTATGCGCACATCCGCGATTTCGAACGCATGCTGGTCGAGACCGGCACGACGGTGATGAAGGTATTCCTGCACATTTCCAAGGACGAGCAAAGGAAACGCCTGCAGGAGCGCCTGGACGATCCGGAAAAGCACTGGAAGTTCGATCCGAATGATCTCACGGTGCGGGACAAATGGGACGATTACCAGCGCGCCTACGAGGCCGCGATCCGCGCCACCAATGCCGATCATGCGCCCTGGTACATCGTGCCGGCCGATTCCAAGACCCACCGCAACCTGATCGTCGCCAACCTGCTGCTCGAGACCATGCAGGGCATGAAGCTGGAATGGCCGGCGCCGAAATTCGATCCGGCGGCGATCAAGATCGACTGA
- a CDS encoding glutathione peroxidase, with product MSTTRVLFSLAAAAAVASIGAAPAQAQSQSAAPAMNAAEPASCPAVLKHTFKRLQDEAPQNLCQYSGKVVLVVNTASKCGFTPQYEGLEKLYAKYAPRGLVVLGFPSNDFKQEDADAKKIADLCYNTYGVKFPMFITSVVTGNGANPLYAELIKATGNEPKWNFNKYLIDRNGKVLEYYPSKVTPEDPALVSKIEQALGS from the coding sequence ATGTCCACCACCCGCGTCCTGTTCTCTCTCGCCGCTGCCGCCGCTGTCGCCTCGATCGGCGCCGCGCCCGCGCAAGCACAATCCCAGTCCGCCGCGCCTGCCATGAACGCGGCTGAGCCGGCGTCGTGCCCGGCCGTCCTGAAGCACACCTTCAAGCGTCTGCAGGACGAAGCGCCGCAGAACCTGTGCCAATACAGCGGCAAGGTCGTGCTGGTCGTGAACACCGCCAGCAAATGCGGTTTCACCCCCCAGTACGAGGGCCTGGAAAAGCTGTACGCGAAGTACGCCCCGCGCGGCCTGGTGGTGCTCGGCTTCCCGTCGAACGATTTCAAGCAGGAAGACGCCGACGCCAAGAAGATCGCCGACCTGTGCTACAACACCTACGGCGTGAAGTTCCCCATGTTCATCACCAGCGTGGTCACCGGCAACGGCGCGAATCCGCTGTATGCCGAGCTGATCAAGGCGACCGGCAACGAGCCGAAGTGGAATTTCAATAAGTACCTGATCGACCGCAACGGTAAAGTCCTCGAGTACTACCCGAGCAAGGTCACGCCGGAAGACCCGGCCCTGGTCAGCAAGATCGAGCAGGCGCTGGGCAGCTGA
- the pabB gene encoding aminodeoxychorismate synthase component I, with the protein MSDAVFALLDETTPEGHTRARSRLYTGHAGTLTCGDARDWPLLLERLQQMLEAGLHAVPVLTYELGAHLMGVAARPIDAPLAQVLLFERYQALDSAQVDDWLRDRAEADGSGPAGLAALRPNVDEAGFTRAIERIRADIAAGETYQVNYTYRLRFDAFGSMFALYARLRARQPVPYGALIALPDGRAVLSLSPELFVRHDSGRLLARPMKGTAPASNDALDDAARARALAEDPKNRAENLMIVDLLRNDLGRVARTGSVGVPALFEVRRYGSVLQMTSTIQAQLQREATLADVFDALYPCGSITGAPKHRTMQIIHELEPAARGIYTGALGWFEPPSPAARTPSAPPASRLGDFCLSVPIRTLTLLPPRQGVRHGEMGVGAGIVHDSDAQAEWEECRLKARFLTGLPNEFEIFETIHATRDEGCRHLERHLARLQASCDYFGHRFDEARVRAAILRACAGLAEGAHRLRLAVRADGDIAVQTGLLTPVSEPVTVLLADETTRSEDLFLRHKTSVRSRYDAAWRAAESQGAFDTLFFNERDELTEGGRSNVFVRIGGRWYTPPVSAGLLPGVTRAAVLDDPAWSAIECPVSREMLLRAQEIMVCNALRGPLRAVLKT; encoded by the coding sequence ATGAGCGACGCCGTCTTCGCGCTGCTCGACGAGACCACGCCGGAAGGCCACACGCGCGCGCGCTCGCGCCTGTACACGGGCCATGCCGGCACCCTGACCTGCGGCGACGCACGCGACTGGCCGCTGCTGCTCGAGCGTCTGCAGCAGATGCTGGAGGCCGGCCTGCACGCGGTGCCGGTCCTGACTTATGAATTGGGCGCGCATCTCATGGGCGTGGCGGCGCGCCCGATCGATGCCCCGCTGGCCCAGGTGCTGCTGTTCGAGCGCTACCAGGCCCTCGACAGCGCCCAGGTCGACGACTGGCTGCGCGATCGCGCCGAGGCCGACGGCAGCGGTCCCGCAGGCCTGGCTGCCTTACGCCCCAACGTCGACGAAGCCGGCTTTACGCGCGCCATCGAACGCATCCGCGCCGACATCGCGGCCGGCGAGACCTACCAGGTCAACTACACGTACCGGCTGCGCTTCGACGCCTTCGGCTCGATGTTTGCCTTGTACGCCCGCCTGCGCGCGCGCCAGCCGGTGCCGTACGGCGCGCTGATCGCCCTGCCGGACGGACGCGCGGTGCTGTCGCTGTCGCCGGAGCTGTTCGTGCGCCACGACAGCGGCCGCCTGCTGGCGCGCCCGATGAAAGGCACCGCGCCCGCCTCGAACGACGCGCTGGACGACGCCGCGCGCGCGCGCGCCCTGGCCGAAGACCCGAAGAACCGCGCCGAAAACCTGATGATCGTCGACCTGCTGCGCAACGACCTCGGCCGCGTCGCGCGCACCGGCAGCGTCGGCGTGCCGGCCCTGTTCGAGGTGCGCCGCTACGGCAGCGTGCTGCAGATGACCTCGACCATCCAGGCGCAGCTGCAGCGCGAGGCCACGCTGGCCGACGTGTTCGACGCCTTGTACCCGTGCGGCTCGATCACCGGCGCGCCCAAGCACCGCACGATGCAGATCATCCATGAGCTGGAGCCGGCGGCGCGCGGCATTTATACCGGGGCGCTGGGCTGGTTCGAGCCGCCCTCGCCGGCCGCGCGCACGCCGTCCGCGCCACCGGCATCGCGCCTGGGCGACTTCTGCCTGTCGGTGCCGATCCGCACGCTGACCCTGCTGCCACCGCGCCAGGGCGTGCGCCACGGCGAGATGGGCGTCGGCGCCGGCATCGTCCACGACAGCGATGCCCAGGCCGAATGGGAAGAATGCCGCCTCAAGGCGCGCTTCCTGACCGGCCTGCCGAACGAGTTCGAGATCTTCGAGACGATCCACGCCACCCGCGACGAAGGTTGCCGCCACCTCGAGCGCCATCTGGCGCGCCTGCAGGCTTCGTGCGACTACTTCGGCCACCGCTTCGATGAGGCGCGCGTACGCGCTGCCATCCTGCGCGCTTGCGCCGGCCTGGCCGAGGGCGCGCACCGACTGCGCCTGGCCGTGCGCGCGGATGGCGACATCGCCGTGCAGACCGGCCTGCTCACGCCCGTGAGCGAACCGGTGACGGTCTTGCTGGCCGACGAGACGACCCGCAGCGAGGACCTGTTCCTGCGCCATAAAACCAGTGTCCGCAGCCGTTACGACGCCGCCTGGCGCGCGGCGGAAAGCCAGGGCGCTTTCGATACCCTGTTCTTCAACGAGCGTGATGAACTGACCGAGGGCGGGCGCAGTAACGTGTTCGTGCGCATCGGCGGGCGCTGGTACACGCCGCCGGTCTCGGCCGGCCTGCTGCCGGGCGTGACGCGCGCCGCAGTGCTCGACGATCCGGCCTGGAGTGCGATCGAGTGCCCGGTCTCGCGCGAGATGCTGTTGCGCGCGCAGGAAATCATGGTCTGCAACGCGCTGCGCGGGCCGCTGCGGGCAGTGCTGAAGACGTAA
- the slmA gene encoding nucleoid occlusion factor SlmA has protein sequence MASTKPGQRKLQILQALAAMLEHPKGERITTAALAAKLAVSEAALYRHFASKAQMYEGLIEFIESSVFGLFNQIAEREENGVAQAHAMLQMLLSFAANNPGMTRVLIGDALVGEDERLQLRMNQFYDKVELTFKQSLRVAATQGHGREEDVAARAALLVSYVTGRWHRFAKSGFKQQPAENSPVQLALLLAA, from the coding sequence ATGGCAAGCACCAAGCCGGGCCAGCGCAAACTGCAGATCCTCCAGGCCCTGGCGGCCATGCTCGAGCACCCGAAAGGCGAACGCATCACGACCGCGGCGCTGGCGGCGAAGCTGGCGGTGTCGGAAGCGGCGCTGTACCGCCATTTCGCCAGCAAGGCGCAGATGTACGAAGGCCTGATCGAGTTCATCGAGTCGAGCGTGTTCGGGCTGTTCAACCAGATCGCCGAGCGCGAGGAGAACGGCGTTGCGCAGGCGCATGCGATGCTGCAGATGCTGCTGTCCTTCGCCGCCAACAACCCCGGCATGACGCGCGTGCTGATCGGCGATGCGCTGGTCGGCGAGGACGAGCGCCTGCAGCTGCGCATGAACCAGTTCTACGACAAGGTCGAACTGACCTTCAAACAGTCGCTGCGCGTGGCCGCCACCCAGGGCCACGGCCGCGAAGAGGACGTCGCTGCGCGCGCCGCGCTGCTGGTGTCCTACGTGACCGGGCGCTGGCATCGCTTCGCCAAGAGCGGTTTCAAGCAACAGCCGGCCGAGAACAGTCCGGTGCAGCTGGCGCTGCTGCTGGCGGCTTGA
- a CDS encoding HAD-IA family hydrolase, with product MPTSPSPVWLFDLDNTLHDASHAIFPAISANMNTYIARVLGDGVTPASKEAVDAARLGYWKRYGATLLGMIRHHRVDAADFLRETHDIGALQALVRYERGLVRLLRRLPGRKILLTNAPTAYSTGVVRHLGLQRQFAHHIAIEDMHVHRQLRPKPSPLLLRRLLRKHGLAARRCILVEDTLVNLKRAKQVGVRTAWVTQYLRPSPVRAGDPIGRAPLPRTAKRPGYVDVKVKSVLQLPRNLHRLR from the coding sequence GTGCCCACCTCCCCTTCCCCGGTCTGGCTGTTCGACCTCGACAACACCCTGCACGACGCCTCCCACGCGATCTTCCCGGCGATCAGCGCCAACATGAACACGTATATCGCGCGCGTGCTCGGCGACGGCGTTACGCCGGCCAGCAAGGAAGCGGTCGACGCCGCGCGGCTCGGCTACTGGAAGCGCTACGGCGCCACCCTGCTCGGCATGATCCGCCACCACCGCGTCGACGCTGCCGACTTTTTGCGCGAGACGCACGACATCGGCGCCCTGCAGGCACTGGTCCGGTACGAGCGCGGCCTGGTGCGCCTGCTGCGCCGCCTCCCTGGCCGCAAGATCCTGCTGACCAACGCGCCGACCGCGTATTCGACCGGCGTGGTGCGCCACCTCGGCCTGCAGCGCCAGTTCGCGCACCATATCGCGATCGAGGACATGCACGTGCACCGCCAGCTGCGTCCGAAACCGTCGCCGCTGCTGCTGCGCCGCCTATTGCGCAAGCATGGGCTGGCGGCGCGCCGCTGCATCCTGGTCGAAGACACGCTGGTCAACCTCAAGCGCGCCAAGCAGGTCGGCGTGCGCACCGCCTGGGTCACGCAATACCTGCGTCCGTCTCCCGTGCGCGCGGGCGATCCGATCGGCCGCGCGCCGCTGCCCCGGACCGCAAAACGACCCGGCTACGTCGATGTCAAAGTAAAATCCGTGCTTCAGCTGCCGCGCAACCTGCACCGGCTGCGCTAA
- a CDS encoding TraB/GumN family protein, producing the protein MRSPHPHPFLRGLALLLGLFWLLPSAFAADRGALFKLTLHGHTMHLFGTMHVGRPEFYPLEPRIMTALAESSTLALEIDLNEAPDALQRDMKTYGLLPAGGKTYDSLPPARKQRLDALIGQAGLDPATALALKPVLLATMLTIAEYTRLGYRADLSSDDFLARTAHARHIRVIGLESLAQQLSILDRLPEAARWQFLEETMEMLDSGEERDEAKAILQAWSTADQRGLDQVMRQTEADRSVSGRFLADVLLKERNRGMAERLLALLQSEKQTVGAVGVLHLLGATGVPALLKARGVVVERVY; encoded by the coding sequence ATGCGCTCCCCTCATCCACACCCTTTCCTGCGAGGCCTTGCACTGCTGCTCGGCCTGTTCTGGCTGCTGCCCTCCGCCTTCGCGGCCGATCGCGGCGCCCTGTTCAAACTGACGCTGCACGGGCACACGATGCATTTGTTCGGCACGATGCACGTCGGCCGGCCCGAGTTCTATCCGCTCGAGCCGCGCATCATGACGGCCCTGGCCGAGTCGTCGACGCTGGCGCTCGAAATCGACCTGAACGAGGCGCCGGACGCGCTGCAGCGTGACATGAAGACCTACGGCCTGCTCCCCGCCGGTGGCAAGACTTACGACAGCCTGCCACCCGCACGCAAGCAACGCCTCGACGCATTGATCGGGCAAGCCGGCCTGGATCCGGCAACCGCGCTGGCGCTCAAGCCGGTGCTGCTGGCCACGATGCTGACGATCGCCGAATATACGCGGCTGGGCTACCGCGCCGACTTGTCGAGCGACGATTTCCTGGCCAGGACGGCGCATGCGCGGCATATCCGCGTGATCGGACTGGAATCGCTGGCGCAGCAGTTGAGCATCCTCGACCGCCTGCCGGAAGCGGCGCGCTGGCAATTTCTGGAAGAGACGATGGAGATGCTCGACTCCGGCGAGGAACGCGACGAAGCGAAAGCGATCCTGCAAGCCTGGAGCACGGCCGACCAGCGCGGACTGGATCAGGTCATGCGGCAAACCGAAGCGGATCGCAGCGTGTCCGGGCGCTTTCTCGCCGACGTTCTTTTAAAAGAGCGCAATCGCGGCATGGCCGAACGGCTGCTGGCCTTGCTGCAATCGGAAAAGCAGACCGTGGGTGCCGTCGGCGTGCTGCACCTGCTGGGCGCAACCGGCGTGCCGGCGCTGCTGAAAGCGCGTGGCGTGGTGGTCGAACGGGTCTATTGA
- the argB gene encoding acetylglutamate kinase — MNATLSSLKGDEQNNDLTAVSPQIKAQILAEALPYIRNFHGKTIVIKYGGNAMTDERLKHGFARDVILLKLVGMNPVVVHGGGPQIDNALKKIGKQGTFVQGMRITDEETMEVVEWVLGGEVQQDIVMLINHYGGQAVGLTGKDGGLIRARKMAMPDKEKPGEFLDIGFVGEIEAINPAVVKALQDDAFIPIISPIGFGQDGQAYNINADVVAGKIAEILKAEKLIMMTNIAGVQDKQGNLVTDLSAREIDEMFADGTISGGMLPKISSALDAAKSGVNTVHIIDGRIEHSLLLEVLTEQAFGTMIRSH, encoded by the coding sequence ATGAACGCTACGCTGAGCAGTTTGAAGGGCGACGAGCAGAACAACGACCTGACTGCGGTCTCGCCGCAGATCAAGGCGCAGATTCTGGCCGAAGCGCTTCCCTATATCCGTAATTTCCACGGTAAAACCATCGTCATCAAATACGGCGGCAACGCGATGACCGACGAGCGCCTGAAACACGGCTTCGCGCGCGACGTCATCCTCCTGAAGCTGGTCGGCATGAACCCGGTGGTGGTGCACGGCGGCGGTCCGCAGATCGACAACGCCCTGAAAAAGATCGGCAAGCAAGGCACCTTCGTGCAAGGCATGCGCATCACCGACGAAGAGACCATGGAAGTGGTCGAGTGGGTGCTGGGCGGCGAAGTCCAGCAGGACATCGTGATGCTGATTAACCACTACGGTGGCCAGGCGGTCGGCCTGACCGGCAAGGACGGCGGCCTGATCCGTGCGCGCAAGATGGCGATGCCGGACAAGGAAAAGCCGGGCGAGTTCCTCGACATCGGTTTCGTCGGCGAAATCGAAGCGATCAATCCGGCCGTGGTGAAAGCCCTGCAGGACGACGCTTTCATCCCGATCATTTCGCCGATCGGTTTCGGCCAGGACGGCCAGGCCTACAACATCAATGCCGACGTCGTCGCCGGCAAGATTGCGGAAATCCTGAAAGCCGAAAAGCTGATCATGATGACCAACATCGCCGGCGTGCAGGACAAGCAAGGCAACCTGGTGACCGACCTGTCGGCGCGCGAAATCGACGAGATGTTCGCGGACGGCACGATTTCGGGCGGCATGCTGCCGAAAATCTCGTCGGCGCTGGACGCCGCCAAGTCGGGCGTCAATACGGTGCACATCATCGACGGCCGCATCGAGCACTCTTTATTGCTGGAAGTCTTGACCGAACAGGCTTTTGGCACTATGATCCGCTCGCACTGA
- a CDS encoding cysteine-rich CWC family protein, which produces MSTCSRCGAGFACGMVDGSSGPCWCTRLPPAVPLPESSQASAGASEQANIDTPGAGCWCPACLEAHIAQLARTREA; this is translated from the coding sequence ATGAGCACCTGCAGCCGTTGCGGCGCCGGCTTCGCTTGCGGCATGGTCGACGGCAGTAGCGGCCCATGCTGGTGCACGCGCCTGCCGCCGGCAGTGCCGTTGCCGGAATCAAGCCAGGCTTCGGCCGGCGCCTCCGAGCAGGCAAACATCGATACGCCGGGCGCCGGCTGCTGGTGCCCGGCCTGCCTCGAAGCCCACATCGCGCAGCTCGCGCGCACGCGCGAGGCGTAA
- a CDS encoding PHB depolymerase family esterase has product MTLNKQFLAQMRAATRSLMRRGPSVARSMMRESIKTASIIQKHASNQASYDPSDMLADLSRVGQAEGNPFNAPPLSSGAAAIGLPGHFIEASYTNEAGTRDYKLYVPANYTGQLAPLLVMLHGCKQNPDDFALGTGMNAVAEEYGCLVAYPAQTPQANTSRCWNWFSAIEQRRDQGEPSIIAGITRDVMARYVVDPDQMYVAGLSAGGAMAAMMGTLYPELYAAVGVHSGLPFAAAHDLPSAIAAMKGKLKRRPKPGRAVPMIVFHGDRDTTVHPINGDELIKQRRRHPGEAVVVEPGRVPHGHAYTRVVHRRPDGSIDAEHWVVHGAGHAWSGGDALGSYTDGKGPSASREMMRFFRTRG; this is encoded by the coding sequence ATGACCCTGAACAAACAATTCCTCGCCCAGATGCGCGCCGCCACCCGCTCGCTGATGCGGCGCGGACCGTCGGTGGCGCGCAGCATGATGCGCGAGTCGATCAAGACCGCCTCGATTATCCAGAAACACGCTTCCAACCAGGCCAGCTACGACCCGTCCGACATGCTGGCCGACCTGAGCCGCGTTGGCCAGGCCGAAGGCAACCCGTTCAATGCACCGCCGCTGTCGAGCGGCGCGGCGGCGATCGGCCTGCCCGGCCATTTCATCGAGGCCAGCTACACCAACGAGGCCGGCACGCGCGACTACAAGCTGTATGTGCCGGCCAACTATACCGGCCAGCTGGCGCCACTGCTGGTGATGCTGCACGGCTGCAAGCAGAATCCCGACGATTTCGCGCTCGGCACCGGCATGAACGCGGTTGCCGAGGAATACGGCTGCCTGGTCGCCTATCCGGCCCAGACCCCGCAGGCCAACACATCGCGCTGCTGGAACTGGTTCAGCGCGATCGAGCAGCGGCGCGACCAGGGCGAACCGTCGATCATCGCCGGCATCACGCGCGACGTGATGGCGCGCTACGTGGTCGACCCGGACCAGATGTACGTGGCGGGCCTGTCGGCCGGCGGCGCCATGGCCGCCATGATGGGCACTCTGTACCCGGAGCTGTACGCGGCGGTCGGCGTGCACTCGGGCTTGCCGTTCGCGGCCGCGCACGATTTGCCGTCGGCGATCGCAGCGATGAAGGGGAAGCTGAAACGCCGTCCCAAGCCCGGGCGCGCGGTGCCGATGATCGTGTTCCACGGCGACCGCGACACCACCGTGCACCCGATCAATGGCGACGAACTCATCAAACAGCGCCGGCGCCATCCGGGCGAAGCGGTGGTGGTCGAACCGGGCCGCGTGCCGCACGGTCACGCCTACACGCGCGTCGTGCACCGGCGTCCGGATGGCAGCATCGATGCCGAACACTGGGTCGTGCACGGCGCCGGCCACGCCTGGTCGGGCGGCGATGCACTCGGCAGCTACACCGACGGCAAGGGCCCGAGCGCCAGCCGCGAGATGATGCGTTTCTTCCGTACCCGGGGGTGA
- a CDS encoding thioesterase family protein, whose protein sequence is MRPPLQAGIQFEWHYTVPERATVPRLYHDTPFCLDMPDVLATGYLVGMMELACLHGIMPYVDWPNQQSLGTLVSFSHIAPTPPGMTLHVKGEVIEVDGRRVRFKIEAWDDVERVCEGVHERFLIDPRRFNDKLARKAAGTSQST, encoded by the coding sequence ATGCGTCCACCCCTCCAAGCCGGCATCCAGTTCGAGTGGCATTACACGGTACCCGAGCGCGCCACGGTACCGCGTCTCTATCACGACACGCCGTTCTGCCTCGACATGCCCGACGTGCTCGCCACCGGCTACCTGGTCGGCATGATGGAGCTTGCCTGCCTGCACGGCATCATGCCTTACGTCGATTGGCCGAACCAGCAGAGCCTGGGCACGCTGGTCAGCTTCAGCCACATCGCCCCGACGCCGCCCGGCATGACGCTGCACGTCAAGGGCGAAGTGATCGAGGTCGACGGCCGCCGCGTGCGCTTCAAGATCGAGGCCTGGGACGACGTCGAGCGCGTGTGCGAAGGCGTGCACGAACGCTTCCTGATCGATCCCCGACGTTTCAACGACAAGCTGGCGCGCAAGGCCGCCGGCACCAGCCAGAGCACATGA
- a CDS encoding DUF1289 domain-containing protein — MSNRITLPPEQQTPVPSPCINLCKMSQDTGFCEGCMRTIDEIVAWGTASDEFKRGVWAEIRRREADLPFAD, encoded by the coding sequence ATGAGCAACCGCATCACACTCCCGCCCGAACAGCAGACGCCGGTGCCGTCGCCCTGCATCAACCTGTGCAAGATGTCGCAGGACACCGGTTTTTGCGAAGGCTGCATGCGCACCATCGACGAAATCGTTGCCTGGGGCACGGCCTCGGACGAGTTCAAGCGTGGCGTCTGGGCCGAGATCCGCCGGCGCGAAGCGGACCTGCCTTTCGCAGATTGA
- a CDS encoding nitronate monooxygenase family protein produces the protein MALPTVLQNLSLPVIASPMFIASGPALVAAQCKAGIVGSFPALNARPAEQLDVWLTDLQAELADYQAAHPDKKVGPIAVNQIVHGSNDRLAHDVEVCVKHQVPIIISSLRAPPKEMLDAVHAYGGIVMHDVISIRHAEKALEAGVDGLILVAAGAGGHAGALSPFALVGEVRKFFDGPIALSGSIATGDAILAAQAMGADVAYIGSRWLATKEANVSDAYRDAIVDSKAADVIYTNLFTGVHGNYLKKSIVAAGLDPDNLPVSDKSKMSFGSGSAKAWRDIWGAGQGVGLMEDVPTVAEMVERLQQQYAAARARLGIR, from the coding sequence ATGGCGCTGCCCACCGTCCTGCAAAACCTGTCCTTACCCGTCATCGCCTCGCCGATGTTCATCGCCAGCGGCCCCGCGCTGGTCGCCGCGCAGTGCAAGGCGGGCATCGTCGGCTCGTTCCCGGCGCTGAACGCGCGCCCGGCCGAGCAACTTGACGTCTGGCTGACCGATCTGCAGGCCGAACTGGCGGATTACCAGGCGGCGCATCCGGATAAAAAAGTCGGCCCGATCGCCGTCAACCAGATCGTGCACGGGTCGAACGACCGCCTGGCGCACGACGTCGAGGTGTGCGTCAAGCACCAGGTGCCGATCATCATCTCCTCGCTGCGCGCGCCGCCCAAGGAAATGCTGGACGCGGTGCACGCCTACGGCGGCATCGTGATGCACGACGTGATCTCGATCCGCCACGCCGAAAAGGCGCTGGAAGCGGGCGTGGACGGCCTGATCCTGGTCGCGGCCGGCGCCGGCGGCCATGCGGGGGCGTTGTCTCCGTTCGCGCTGGTGGGAGAGGTGCGCAAATTCTTCGACGGTCCGATCGCGCTGTCCGGCTCGATCGCCACCGGCGACGCCATCCTGGCGGCGCAGGCGATGGGCGCCGACGTCGCCTACATCGGCTCGCGCTGGCTGGCCACGAAAGAAGCCAACGTCAGCGACGCTTACCGCGATGCGATCGTCGATTCAAAAGCGGCCGACGTGATCTATACGAACCTGTTCACGGGCGTGCACGGCAACTACCTGAAAAAATCGATCGTCGCGGCCGGGCTCGATCCGGACAACCTGCCGGTGTCGGACAAGAGCAAGATGAGTTTTGGGTCAGGCAGCGCCAAGGCCTGGCGCGACATCTGGGGTGCCGGCCAGGGCGTGGGCCTGATGGAAGACGTGCCGACCGTGGCCGAGATGGTCGAGCGGCTGCAGCAGCAGTACGCGGCGGCGCGGGCGCGCTTGGGGATCCGCTGA
- a CDS encoding hypoxanthine-guanine phosphoribosyltransferase, with amino-acid sequence MQDFHYTRARELLAKAEELVSAGKVQAAVRNVADVLNQRFDNDATGAFPLVLGVMGGAVVFTGSLLPQLSFPLEFDYIHVTRYGELDQGGEVVWKVIPRQNVAGRTIIVLDDILDEGETLAEVKRRLLDMGAAEVILAVFCDKELGRAKPVQADIVGLTIPNQFVVGFGMDAHGYWRNLPGLWVIRNEDKQVDA; translated from the coding sequence ATGCAAGACTTCCATTACACGCGTGCGCGCGAGCTCCTGGCCAAGGCCGAGGAACTGGTCAGCGCCGGCAAGGTGCAGGCCGCGGTGCGCAACGTCGCCGACGTGCTCAATCAACGATTCGACAACGACGCCACCGGCGCCTTCCCGCTCGTGCTGGGGGTGATGGGCGGTGCGGTGGTGTTCACCGGCAGCCTGCTGCCGCAGTTGAGCTTCCCGCTCGAATTCGACTACATCCACGTGACCCGCTACGGCGAACTCGACCAGGGCGGCGAAGTCGTGTGGAAGGTGATCCCGCGCCAGAACGTGGCGGGCCGCACGATCATCGTGCTCGACGACATCCTCGACGAGGGCGAGACGCTGGCGGAAGTGAAGCGGCGCCTGCTCGACATGGGCGCGGCCGAGGTGATACTGGCGGTGTTCTGCGACAAGGAGCTGGGCCGCGCGAAACCGGTGCAGGCCGACATCGTCGGGCTGACCATCCCGAACCAGTTCGTGGTCGGCTTCGGGATGGATGCGCATGGCTACTGGCGCAATCTGCCGGGCTTGTGGGTGATCCGGAACGAAGACAAGCAGGTCGACGCGTAG